tttttatgtgttcaAATCAGTCTCAGGTTTACCTaccttagattttttttttctatatctaTGCTTTAATTCTCACATCGACTCTTATGTGCCAAAAGGGCCACACATCCTTTTGTTCAGTCACTCCacagtaacacagacacacacataggcCGGGCTATCCAGCTAAAAGTGTCTGGTAAACAAAACTGAGCTGCCTTGCGTCTGCTGGCATCAGCAGTTTGGCTTGCAATTGTACTTCACAGCCCATGTGCTCAGTGAAGGTGTGTGATCGCTGTCAAAATGTGGACTTCTGGAAGATTCATAGtgggaaatttaaaaaagaccAAAGTCAGCCATGTAATAGATGGTAAATATCTGTATACTAACTGATGCTATTTAGGAAGATGAAAACAGTCAAGTGTTGTAAAATGTCACATGTGTTAAAATGGCTTGCTATTAACCATTTCTGTCACTGAGGaacttaaaatatattatatagcAGGCAAATTTTGGGCTGCTCAGAAAGACGTTCTATATTTAGAGAGGGGTCCTGAGAGGTATGTGCTGGCATGGCGCGTGAGTAGAGCATTCTCTACCATTGATGGGGAAGAGACATATTCAACCAGAATGCCCAGATATGTCTGCTGAGCATTTCCGCATATAGGTGAGATGTGAAGGAACACATTGGAGATGGTAAATAACATGAACCATGGTCTAATGTGCACAAAATGCTCCACACTGACAAGCTACTTTTTATTCCAAATCATATCTTTGgttgtgtttacatttcagCACGTTATTGCCAAAGAGATGCACGCTATGACTCCATTTAAAAATACCCCACAGATACCACCCCCTCTCGTCTAGACCACCACTAACAAATGCCGCCTTCTCTCTTGTGACTCTCCTTGTGTTTGCTCAAGTGAAAAAATGTCTCCTTTTCTGTAGGTGAGCCTGTCGTAGCTTCTCACCGTGGCCAGCTTTTGACTCGAACACAGATAAGTTGTGACAGGTGTTTAATGTTGACACATGAGGCAAAAAGTCCACACAATGTAAACAGACGACCACAGCACCTGCTGCTTTTGCTCAGTGCTCCGATGCCATTGACTGTCAATGGGAAGATCCTCCAGGAAAGACACTTAAACACTTTTGATAAGGTTGTGATTACTGTGCAtatttacacagacacagacatgcactGCACGCTTTGGGTTGTAACCTGCCAGATTAACTCTTCCTAGATTAACTCTTGCAGTTTGAGCGGTTAAGATATTACAGACACATTTATCTGATTCAACTAATCCCCAAATACATTGAAAAGAAAGATGGGAAATAATTCAAATAGAAACAAGATCTAGACTTTAATATCATTCAATCCAccacagtgcacacacataatTGGCATGTCAAGCAGGCAGTGCAGGGGTTATTGTTCAGCTGTGCTCGTCCCTTTTCTTGCTTTGACTGAATACAGCAGCAGAGGGCAATGGGAATATGTTTCACTCAGTGGCCCTTTAAATAGGAGCAGAAATGGGTCATTATGGGTTGAATAAATAAGATCTGAAAAATCAGTTGACTTTCCCTGAATATGGAGGTTTGTTAACTTTAAAGAATAACTGAACTTTAACTGCAGTAGACTATAGTGACATATGTTACCAGGAGTACACAACAAACTGGGATATGCTTATTTGGGTCAAATGATGGCCTGTGATTATTTCAGACAAAAGTATCACCAGAAAAACCATTTCCAGGGAAAGCCCAGTCTTTTCTATTCATTGCCAGTGTTGCCTCGATTTTGATGGTTTGGGCACGGAACTGACATTGACACTATATGGTGACATTGATAACGTGAAGGATGCGTGCTGTCTTCAACATGCTCAAACTACTGTGATCGCTTCATTTCTTACCGTCAGCAGGCTGCGAGAAGTTGACATAAGCGTATCCCAGCGATCGCCGAGTGATCATGTCTCGGCAAACCCGAATGGACAGCACCGGTCCGGCTGGGCTGAATTTCTCATAGAGCATAGCCTCCGTGATATCGGGGTGCAGGTCGCCCACGTAGAGAGAAGCCATCGGATAACTCCCGGTCGCTGTGTTCATATCTCCGAGTTCACAAAATTACCGAGAACGACGCGTCCCTCAAAGAAACGGAAAGCCAGAAAAAGCCGATAGGAGCTGTACTCCGGGTCCGGACTGGCTTAAAGAAACGGTCTACGGGCAGCGGACTCTCTGATCCAGCTTGGAGAGAAAATATCAaacctaaaattaaaaaaaaaaaaaacgacagaAATCAATGTCTTAAGTATTTCTTCCTTAAAAGACGGTTTAGCTCAGGGCctccctttttctgttttttaaaatatccttttgctatttttttgacGTTTGTATTTCTTTAAGAAGTTCAAGGACTTGTTTTTATGAAGATTTTAtgggttttgtatttttttatattatttttttgttaagcTTTTTCCAACAGTGAGTTAGACACTCACGGTTGTTTTGTGGCCGGGGAAAGAGACTGCGTGAGGGACGCATGGGCACTTTATAGTGAGCGGCGGTGCGGAGGAAATAGTGGCCAGGGTCAAGCCTGGGctaggaaaggaaaaaaaaacaaaaaaaaacaaaaaacccaccACACTGAGCATGCGCTGTAAAAGGGAGAGCGCACACTGTACTATGAACTATACAGCCCAGCTCCCCACAGCGACATCTGGATGGGAATAAGGCTTTCACAGAAACCACACAGTGGACAGGTTTTTTTTGTGGGGgctttaattcatttaattattgCAGAAAGTTTTGATTAAATCAATGTATAAATAGCTTTGAATACACTGGATTATTGTGCAATGAGTTTATTCAGTATCAAAACAGTCTGAAGATGCAGTCACTCAGCTTTGTCCATCCTCCTAAGGGTAAGAAAGAAACAAGTGAGTCATATAGGACAAAGTGGATGCATTTAACCATCGTTTCCATGATTAGGTACCTCAGCAAATTCAGGAAAGTTGAATACAGCCGCTTTGGTTCTGGCTCCTTTTTGCTTTTAAACCAGTCCAGCCCACATCTTCCAGTTGCACATTTTCGCTTCAGCACTTCTTCCTCATAACTCAGTGTCTGCGACCCATCTGCGCCTTTGGAAAACTGCAGTTTTGAACGGATTATTGGTTGGACGTCATTTGTTTCTTCTTGGGGCTTCACAGCAGCATCTGCCTGCATTTGAGCTAGCTCCCCTCTCACTTGGAGAACATTGTTCTGATCAAGGAGTTTCTCAATCTTAGCTGAGATGGGGGTGTTTACTTGGGACACTTTTGTGTCAAACTTGCCAGATCGTCCAATCCTGTTTCTTGGGAATTCTGCTGCAATAAATACAGAGTCTGGTGGTGGAGGAATGTGCCACCCATCAACCTCTGTAAGAAGATTCAAATCCCACATAGAGGGGtcatttttcagttcatttacaTATTGGTCTTGGATCTTGTTTGCCAGGGGTCTAGGAAAGTCCAGATCTGTGGTTAAAGGCTGGAGCTCAAGGTCATTTGGATGGAACTGAACTGCCAGACTGTTGTCAGAGTGAAAACCAGTGTTGCTGTGTTCAGTGTCCTGTACCTGTCCAGGTAGCCAAAGGGTCAGGCTGGTAGGTGAGTCCTGACTCACAATCACTACACCTTGTTGGGGAGAGGTGAACCTGCTTCTTGATGCAGAAGTACCAGACACAAGACTCTCAGTCACTGCAGTGTCAGAGGCATCAGACTGCATGGAGTCTATTACAGAGGTGCTGGCGGTTTCCTGTGGCTCAGAGACGTCAGGACTGGTTTCTACATCTTTCTCCAGAAAAACTAAAGGACCAGTGCTGACGACAGCCTTGGCATCTAAAACGACATGTTTGTGCTGAGTCAGATAAAAACACCAGCGACTCCATTTTATGCAACAcctttttaaacaaacagcactgaCCTTCAGTAAGATGTTTAACTGATGGGCCTTTACACTTAGAGCTACAGCATTTACACACCTCTACATCTCCACTTAGCTCCTCCCAtctggaaagagagaaaggaataTAATGAAAAGATATTTTTGAAACTCAGTTTTGTCTGAACAAAATACTGCACCTGGAATGGATGGGGTTGTAATTGCAGGACTTTGAGCCAAAGGTGACACCTTGGTCTGAGATGAGCACGTTACAGTGGATGTACCGCTTCAGAAGAGAAGAGTTCACAAGGTCATTTAGTTAAACATTGAGGtgggggaaaaataaataaaataaatctataaAGCCTTACCTCAGACAGATAAAACGTGTTCAGAACAAGATTAACCACATCTGGTCTATCAGAGGCCACAAACTGTACCACAGCATGAGAAGAACCCAGCAGGGCTGTGCACCTGGCAGAAGCCAATACATCTCAGGCAAATATGAAAGTACACGTGAGGGTGAAAACAACACCTGAATGAACTCTTACCCTTTATTCATTATGACTGCATCCCTGGGTCTAGTCTGAGGCTCAGGGAACGCAGAGATAAAGCAGGACTGAATGAAAAGCCATTGATTGGGTCTGGTTTTGGCAGAAACCTGGAGATTGACAACCTGACCCCTTTTATAAACAGACTCTGCAGTTCCTGTCCAGGATGCTGTAGGGAAAACAATTGCATGTACAAATGAAGCGGTCCATGTCAATAGCATCTTTTTGATGTATGTTCTTACTCACAATTCATGGCTTCCATAATAACATGCTTGTTGTCAGGAAACGTTGGTGTAACAAAGACATTTGGCTTATTGTACAACCTGAAACGACACACATTAGCCTTCAGTATAGTGATCTGTGACCACTTACATTACATATGGTTTGGGAATGCAATGGAAATACCTTTTTGGGATACAGAAGAGCTCTACTGTGGAAAGAGTGTGCCACCAGGCAGGAAGAGGGTTTTTAAGATTCAAGTGGAGGGAGTTGGTGAACATCTTTATGCCATTCTCCATCTGTAAGAGAGGGCAGCTTCAGAAAATCCTCACACAAATGTGGACATAAAACAACTAGATAAGAGTTTAGTCAACTCACCACCTGAGTAGTCCCACACTGATCAAGACTGTAAATGAAGACAAATTGGTTTGGTAGCTCTCTGTTGCTGTAGCAGCCATCACCCAGCTGTATCTCCTGTTCAGTCAGTAGGACACCATTGGATCTCTTGTCAACCAGCAGAGTCAGCATAGATTCATCACAAAACACCTGGATTCTGGGAACATTCACCATGGCAGGTAACTCAGCAAGCACTTGAAAGTCAGGGGTCTTGGTTCTCCCAGAGCTGAAAGTGTCATGTGGAATGAAATCAAAATTGGTGTTGAATGTAGAAGCAATGGGATTTACAAAAAATCCTGCATAGTCCAAGAGAAATGCAGCATCCTGTTCCGTTGTTACTGactgaacattaaaaacatgtccaacaaaaatacaaagaagaaGCGCTGCTATGCCCATTGTAAACCTAAAAGTGGGCTAACCACTCTCTTTTCCCTCCTGCCACAAGTGCAATATTAATAAGGGGCAGTGGCAGCAGGCACAGGTGTTGGCGATCACACTAACAAGGCTGGCAGGCAATTATTCTGCATTCAGATGGGATGCTGAAATCCTTTCACTCGTTAAGACTGTGTAGTCAATGatgttgttggtgttttttcATTGTGCCACAGGGGGGATTTCACAATTAAAATACAAGCCAAATGTCCATTTTGTTCATGATATTTCAACCCTGACATATAAGATAAACAGTATCTGAAGTAACTCTACCGTTCCCCATCTGCAATATTAGCAGCAAGGTCATAATCACTTGATTGGAGTGATGAGAATGATGagaaatcagatttttattgtGTACTAATTTACCCAAATATATTGACTTTGTAATATTTTAGTGATTTCACTGTGGTACTATaacctttcaaagtaaaattgtatatatgatatataattTTAtctatttaacatttttatctttCCCCTAAAAGAActaaagaaaatgtattaagcaaatgagaaaagatgaaaataaaagctCACAGAAAAGCACTGTAATAGTGTGAGTAATGTGTAGGCTAAAAATCCATCAATCCATAAACACCACAGCCgtcactttaattatttttattagtagTTATTTTCCTGACTAATGCATTTGTaaataagcagaaaaatgtGCATTATATTCAAATTTCAAAACCCAGCGATTTTAGTTCACTTTGagacaacaaataaatacataaataatttcCTGTTGATGAACTAAATGATAAATTGACTAATTATTGCAGCTCTAGCCATGCATCCCAAATAGCTTATGAGGCTCATATAACAGAAATATTCAATACAAATCAAATCATCATCACGATAAACACTATCATGTAGGAACTAGTTATGTACCAGctaatatatttgtatattaatACTAATCTGAGAAAACTATTCAAAGGAAAAATCATCatagattaaaaatgaatgtcttGCAGTAAACAAATAACCAAATAACTTTTCCCTATTAAAAATTACGTGAACGCGCATTGGGGGTGGGGCTTCCTCACAGGTGGGTGGGGCGGAGCGTCTGTTCTGTCGGCAGGTGAGCGGCAGGAGAAGAAGACAACGAGGCCCTGTCACGAGCGATGTGTCACAAAAAAATggctttaaaatgattttgataCAACGTTTACACTAATAGGATCTAAGAGGACAGAGAGTACACCATGATACATATAGGTAAGGTACATTTTTCATATGTTTCACGAAGCTGATAGATAATATGTTGCGTGCTAAAGTTTTTAGGCGTGGTCTGCATAGTTTTAAGCAGAGCTCGAACGATTAAACCACATTTTCCGACGTTTGACTGAGAAGCTCGAATGTATTGTATTGAAAACGAATCCAACGTAACAGAGTGagttgttttgaaaatacagCAATCCCACTGTAAATCATCCCCTCATGTTAGTGTCAAAGCTGTTGCTGAGAGGTGTTGATCCAGCTGTGTAATTATGTAGATGTAGTCTATTcctgttggattagactgacttAGTCTGagctaggtgtacctaataaactggcatcTGAGTGTGTGGCCCATAGTATACATTTACTACATGAATGTATAAATACTGTGGATAtcatacagtgtttttgttcagcTCCCTACActacagtgacagtgtgtgaTAAACTTGAATGGCAACAAACGGTGTtttgaacaaaaacatgtacacagCTCCCAGCTGCAGCAATAAATGACAGATCAGGATTAGGTATCTGTCTCTGCCTGACCCCTCAGGCCTGCTAAGTGTGCTGGGGAATGTTTACACACCCCACCCAAAGCTTTGTCCTGTTTGGGTCAAGATGGGCTTACATGGGCGCATGTAATGACACCAGggctgcagcattttgcagCACGTAGAGGATCAGACCATGTACCATTTCTGCAGGGGGTGAGGGGATAATTGTGGTAACTGCCTTATTTTGGTGCTGTCTTGGCGAGCTAACCGcttccttttttctttgctgaaaCCACAGTGCTGCATCAAAGTCAACTTTCATACAGTTTCTATGCACTGTAGTTACAGcttgttctgttgtttcagaTCACATTTACCGGTAATGCGTTAATTCATGTGTACTTTGTTAGTTCCTGACAATAGCAGTTAGTAATGGCCACAGTTGCTATTCTCATACTTTAATTTAGGAGTAGAGGCACACCACTCCACAAATATGGACTGTTGTGCACacagtataataataaatgGTTTACCTTTTTAGCCTTTGACAGAGGTCATGAAGAATATGAGGTCAAAGTAACTTATTTCTGCTTCCTCTAGGAGTATGCTGTGCCAACCTCAAGGACAACAAAGCCCTGATGAAGATGGGGCTGGGGCTGGTGCTGGTGGGCCATGTCAACTTTCTTCTTGGAGCGCTGGTGCACGGCGCTGTGCTCAGACACATCAGTGAATACCCCAGGCCCGAGACCCAGATGTACGCCATCTCTGATATCATTGCCATTGTGGCAGGCCTGCTGGTAAGGTGTAACAAATATGCCTAAGCAACTTACAAGCAATTAAATATTTACTTAGAATATGCTTGATTAAAGATATCATCGTGTAGTGCTTTAATATTGGTTTTGAGGTTTACTGTAGGAACCTGCATATTTGCTCTAAAAGAACTGGATACTTGGTAAATTGTATGACTGTATGTAAATCCTTTATTCCTCTATTATAGAGGAGGTAGTAGTAGGATTTTGCACCATTTATCTGTGATTAAGGtcttttttttgctgaatataTGACATCTTGTCCTTCTTAGGGAATCATAGTTGGGATAATGGCCATTGTCCTGtccaaaaacaagaaaagcaggATCTTGGTAAATGCTGTTCCCCGCTCTTTGGTTTCTCCCTCCTCTGTTCAGTACTCACATCTGTGATCTGGTGACTCCTGTTAGAACTTGCCTTTGATTTTGACAAACTGCAAATCTGTGAAAATGTCAACTCAcgtgtttaattaaacacttAAATATGTCTTTGCAGCAATGGTTCCTGTTGGTCATCGGCTTCCTGGCAGGCCTCTTGTCAGTTGCCGCCGCTTTGGGCTTGTCACTTTCCATAGTGCAAGCCATTCTTAAAAAAGGACAGGGCCTACTAACACACTGCAAGTACTCTGATGATGATGTCGGCTCT
The nucleotide sequence above comes from Mastacembelus armatus chromosome 22, fMasArm1.2, whole genome shotgun sequence. Encoded proteins:
- the tmem54a gene encoding transmembrane protein 54a — its product is MIHIGVCCANLKDNKALMKMGLGLVLVGHVNFLLGALVHGAVLRHISEYPRPETQMYAISDIIAIVAGLLGIIVGIMAIVLSKNKKSRILQWFLLVIGFLAGLLSVAAALGLSLSIVQAILKKGQGLLTHCKYSDDDVGSSSVTYECPFDPTRVYATTVILWVLLILMSFVEMVFSFRCFAVCTSFLYLCPCRKRPNTAKRVRIQRSVETQKPVQHLETDAEAEPAEQDELLDCNTVEEQSHWL